A stretch of Prunus dulcis chromosome 6, ALMONDv2, whole genome shotgun sequence DNA encodes these proteins:
- the LOC117631720 gene encoding ankyrin repeat domain-containing protein 30A encodes MATPKQMWEQQQSQMQRVKNSGIVSYNGSPVNDDKEEEMSRSAVALFLAKEEEIERKKSEVKDKVQAQMGRVEETTKRLAEIQEELEALTDPMRKEVANVRKRIDIVNKELKPLGQSCQRKEKEYKEALEALNEKNKEKAQLVSRLKELVGESEKLRMKKLEELNKHVETLR; translated from the exons ATGGCGACGCCGAAACAGATGTGGGAGCAGCAGCAATCGCAGATGCAGCGAGTTAAGAACTCCGGTATTGTCAGTTACAATGGGAGCCCTGTAAATGATgacaaggaagaagaaatgtCAAGGTCTGCGGTTGCTTTGTTCCTGGCAAAGGAGGAAGAGATTGAGAGGAAGAAGTCGGAGGTGAAGGACAAGGTCCAGGCTCAGATGGGAAGGGTTGAAGAAACAACTAAGCGCTTGGCTGAGATTCAAGAA GAGCTTGAAGCACTGACAGATCCAATGAGAAAGGAAGTTGCAAATGTTCGGAAGAGGATAGACATAGTTAACAAGGAGTTAAAGCCACTAGGCCAGAGCTGCCAGAGGAAG GAGAAAGAATACAAAGAAGCACTCGAGGCTTTAAACGAGAAGAACAAAGAGAAAGCTCAACTAGTTTCCAGATTGAAGGAG CTTGTGGGTGAAAGTGAGAAGTTGAGGATGAAGAAGCTGGAGGAGCTGAACAAACACGTAGAGACTCTGCGTTAA
- the LOC117633026 gene encoding uncharacterized protein LOC117633026: protein MSRRRFGDYPSRSSARDREETDENRRSYSGRVSRYSRPEPEARVEYDTRRYHDGGRDRQPLKLSGLSADLPVSQSTSMKFQWNHLLAKKPDGSNPTLNPGLNRPGFGFGNDSSSYRLNAENGYAGGSGKSGVPDPGVDPSRKYGYFHGGLTSPLAKSHVGVPKVDDFRHGDHRQYMGQEDKTVFGSGPGCSSGLKEGFRGLSDQFNRSREMAAEGRIDIGGYSSQGQAPRLNELLDSNWAQHSPNGDYNAPGVKRSDHGEMGTFPIRDLLCKNLANSVGEDTRPPSYLRPGIVDSIMGRIDGANGALRVGTQEISQWNQYHNFTEQTQPTIPSYQSLGTEQSLPDYSEALGFSSRTRDFGFGGDDALERGLEALSYEGALKRLARLEGDPGLDDVTTLEMCAMRKRALAKRRRGNDSKSELFHDLSDSCNVPDLSYGDNQLTNDDVEQYATIGEGQWNIDQAPNLGEDRLNINQNMYFGDYQPSIARDVTCEEDQWNIEQDVSYREAQWNAEDINELNSDNVLPSSKMQEHHGEQFKSARVDIKKRLGPLTSSGSIRKRFEPLNTPGSVKKRLGPLKSPGSVKKRLAPAQNVPDPKYLGHKLEDQYKSRIRETDDFSGSIHPQGGGLPKVEGKPTKKALPEDSEEFKRLVDSAFLKYMKGLHENPALKRKFMEGGTVTTKCCICASNSKEFAGTVPLATHAFMSPMVGSRAEHLGFHKALCVLLGWDSAAVSNGTWIQRCLPDAEALALKEDVVIWPPVVVIHNSSIANKKPDERVIVSIEGLGAILKGIGFGGGKTKVCRGKPANQSILVVTFNATFSGLREAERLHKLFAENKHGRVEFQKISSAGLRNSSNGKQELLADEANCLYGYLGIAEDLDKLETDTKKRCVVKSKREIQAIACTLLENE, encoded by the exons ATGAGCAGGCGGAGGTTTGGGGACTATCCGAGTCGGTCTTCGGCCAGGGACCGCGAGGAAACCGACGAGAATCGTCGCTCGTACTCGGGTCGGGTTTCGCGTTATTCACGACCCGAGCCGGAAGCCCGGGTGGAGTACGATACGCGTCGTTATCATGACGGCGGCAGAGATAGGCAGCCGCTGAAACTGTCAGGATTGAGCGCGGATTTGCCTGTCTCCCAATCGACGTCGATGAAGTTTCAATGGAACCATTTGCTCGCCAAGAAACCCGACGGTTCGAACCCGACCCTGAATCCGGGTTTGAACCGACCCGGCTTCGGTTTTGGCAACGACAGTAGCTCTTACAGGCTGAATGCTGAAAATGGTTATGCCGGAGGAAGCGGGAAAAGTGGGGTTCCGGATCCGGGTGTGGACCCCAGCAGGAAATATGGGTATTTTCATGGTGGCTTGACGTCGCCATTGGCAAAATCCCATGTGGGTGTTCCAAAAGTTGACGACTTTAGGCATGGGGACCACCGTCAATACATGGGTCAAGAAGATAAGACCGTGTTTGGCTCCGGACCTGGGTGTTCAAGTGGTTTAAAGGAGGGTTTTCGCGGCCTTTCAGATCAATTCAACAGAAGCAGAGAAATGGCTGCGGAGGGACGTATTGACATTGGTGGGTATTCTTCTCAAGGTCAAGCACCACGACTGAATGAGTTGCTGGACTCAAATTGGGCTCAGCATAGCCCAAATGGGGACTACAATGCCCCTGGAGTGAAGAGAAGCGATCATGGTGAAATGGGTACCTTTCCCATTCGTGACCTTCTCTGTAAAAATCTGGCAAATAGTGTTGGAGAAGACACCAGACCTCCAAGCTATTTGAGGCCTGGTATTGTGGATTCCATTATGGGCAGAATTGATGGTGCCAATGGCGCACTTCGAGTAGGTACTCAGGAGATTAGCCAATGGAACCAATATCATAACTTTACAGAACAGACACAACCGACTATACCCAGTTATCAATCCTTGGGTACTGAACAATCATTGCCTGATTATTCTGAAGCTTTGGGTTTTAGTTCGAGAACCCGGGACTTCGGATTTGGAGGAGATGATGCTCTTGAAAGAGGGCTTGAAGCTTTGTCATATGAAGGTGCATTGAAGAGATTAGCTCGGCTTGAGGGTGATCCAGGTTTGGACGATGTGACCACTCTGGAAATGTGCGCAATGAGAAAACGAGCTCTGGCTAAGCGACGAAGAGGGAATGACTCAAAATCTGAGTTGTTCCATGATTTGAGCGACTCTTGCAATGTACCTGACTTGAGTTATGGGGACAATCAGTTGACTAATGATGATGTAGAACAATATGCGACCATTGGAGAGGGTCAATGGAACATTGACCAAGCTCCGAATTTGGGAGAGGATCGGTTgaatattaaccaaaatatgTACTTTGGAGACTATCAACCGAGCATTGCCCGAGATGTGACCTGCGAAGAGGATCAATGGAACATTGAACAAGATGTGAGCTATCGAGAGGCCCAATGGAATGCTGAAGATATCAACGAATTGAATTCTGACAATGTGTTACCATCCTCTAAAATGCAAGAGCATCATGGCGAACAATTCAAATCTGCCAGGGTAGATATAAAGAAGCGTTTGGGACCTTTGACATCATCTGGCAGTATAAGGAAGCGTTTCGAACCTTTGAACACGCCTGGCAGTGTAAAAAAACGTTTGGGACCTTTGAAATCGCCTGGCAGTGTAAAGAAACGTCTGGCGCCTGCTCAAAATGTTCCTGATCCCAAATACTTAGGTCATAAACTTGAAGATCAATACAAATCTCGAATAAGAGAAACAGATGATTTTAGTGGAAGCATTCATCCTCAAGGGGGTGGTCTTCCAAAAGTTGAGGGGAAACCTACAAAAAAAGCACTCCCTGAAGATTCTGAGGAGTTCAAGAGGCTGGTAGATAGCGCCTTTCTTAAGTACATGAAGGGTTTGCATGAGAACCCAGCTCTAAAAAGGAAATTCATGGAAGGAGGAACTGTTACTACAAAGTGTTGCATATGTGCCAG CAACTCGAAAGAATTTGCGGGCACGGTACCCTTGGCAACACATGCCTTCATGTCACCTATGGTTGGTTCCAGAGCAGAGCATTTGGGTTTTCATAAAGCACTTTGTGTGCTGTTGGGATGGGACAGTGCAGCAGTCTCCAATGGTACATGGATTCAACGGTGTTTGCCTGATGCTGAAGCCTTGGCTCTGAAGGAGGATGTAGTTATCTGGCCTCCGGTTGTTGTCATCCACAACAGTTCCAtagcaaataaaaaaccgGATGAAAGGGTGATTGTAAGTATTGAAGGGCTTGGGGCTATTCTTAAAG GTATAGGATTTGGTGGGGGGAAGACCAAGGTGTGCCGCGGGAAACCTGCAAATCAAAGTATCTTGGTAGTGACATTTAATGCCACATTTTCTGGTTTGCGAGAAGCAGAAAGACTTCACAAGCTTTTCGCTGAGAACAAACACGGGAGGGTTGAGTTCCAGAAAATCAGTTCTGCTGGCCTCAGAAACAGCAGCAACGGAAAGCAAGAGTTGCTGGCAGATGAAGCAAATTGTTTATATGGCTATTTGGGAATTGCAGAGGATTTGGATAAACTCGAAACTGACACCAAGAAGCGGTGTGTGGTGAAGAGCAAGAGAGAGATCCAGGCTATTGCTTGTACTTTGCTTGAAAACGAATGA
- the LOC117631627 gene encoding pleiotropic drug resistance protein 2-like, giving the protein MAGALAGDGLVRSASNMSWRTISLKDMWNEQPDVFQRSGAAEEEEEELKWAAIERLPTYERMRKGVMRQVMSNGRVVHDEVDVTKLRTEDKKQLMDSILKVVEDDNEKLLKRLRDRTDRVGIEVPKIEVRFEHLSVEGDAYVGTRALPTLYNSTLNAIEGVLGLVGLSPSKKRVVKILQDVSGIVRPSRICLLLGPPSSGKTTFLKALSGKLDDDLRVTGKVTYCGHELSEFVPKRTCAYISQHDLHYGEMTVRETLDFSGRCLGVGTRYEMLVEASRREKQEGIKPDPEIDAFMKATAVAGQKTSLITDYVLKILGLDICADIMVGDDMRRGISGGQKKRVTTGEMLVGPAKVFFMDEISTGLDSSTTFQIIKYMKQMVHIMDVTMVISLLQPAPETFDHFDDIILLSEGQIVYQGPRENVLEFFEHMGFQCPQRKGVADFLQEVTSKKDQEQYWFRKNQPYKYISVTEFAHAFNSFHIFQKLSEDLRVPYDRSSVHHAALVRAKYGISHWELFKACFSREWLLMKRNSFVYIFKTTQITIMATIALTVFLRTQMKAGHLEDAPKFWGALFFSLINVMFNGMAELAMTVFRLPLFLKQRDALFYPAWAFGLPICLLRIPISLLESGIWIILTYYTIGFAPAASRFFKQFLAFFGVHQMALSLFRFIAAVGRTEIVASTIGTFTLLMVFVLGGFIVSKNDIKPWMIWGYYISPMMYGQNAIAINEFLDKRWSTPINGSSQPTVGKTLLKERGLFVDEYWYWICIGALMGYSLLFNILFIAALTFFKPLVDSKAVIADENSESNTKKQVTSNPEGTDNLVRNARGTASSISSSNNQSRRGMVLPFQPLSLAFDHVNYYVDMPAEMKSQGVVESRLQLLQDVSGAFRPGVLTALVGVSGAGKTTLMDVLSGRKTGGYIEGSISISGYTKNQATFARVSGYCEQNDIHSPYLTIFESLLYSSWLRLASDVKKETREMFVEEVMELVELYPLRNALVGLPGVDGLSTEQRKRLTIAVELVANPSIIFMDEPTSGLDARAAAIVMRAVRNTVDTGRTVVCTIHQPSIDIFEAFDELLLMKRGGKVIYAGPLGRHSHKLVEYFEAIPGVQKIKEGYNPATWMLENSSTAVEAQLKIDFAQVYANSDLYRRNQELIKELSTPQPGSKDLYFATRYSQSFITQCKACFWKQHWSYWRNSRYNAIRFFMTIVIGILFGVIFWGKGDQIHKQQDLINLLGATYAAVLFLGASNASAVQSVVAIERTVFYRERAAGMYSELPYAFAQVAIETIYVAIQTFIYALLLYSMIGYDWKVEKFLYFYYFIFMCFTYFSMYGMMVVALTPGHQIAAIVMSFFLSFWNLFSGFLIPRPLIPIWWRWYYWASPVAWTIYGIFTSQVGDKKTLLEIPGSAPKPVDAFLKEFLGYDYDFLVPVVLAHVGWVLLFFFVFAYGIRFLNFQRR; this is encoded by the exons ATGGCGGGAGCATTGGCCGGAGATGGCCTGGTGCGGTCTGCAAGTAACATGAGTTGGCGGACGATAAGCCTTAAAGATATGTGGAATGAGCAGCCAGACGTGTTCCAGAGGAGTGGGGCGGctgaagaggaggaggaggagctgAAGTGGGCGGCCATAGAGCGGCTGCCTACATATGAGAGGATGAGGAAGGGGGTGATGAGGCAGGTGATGAGCAATGGGCGAGTGGTGCATGATGAGGTTGATGTTACTAAACTTAGGACTGAGGACAAGAAGCAGTTGATGGACAGCATATTAAaagttgtggaggatgataaTGAGAAGTTACTTAAGAGGCTCAGGGACAGAACTGACAG GGTGGGAATTGAGGTTCCTAAGATTGAAGTGAGATTTGAGCACCTATCGGTTGAGGGAGATGCATATGTTGGGACCAGAGCACTTCCAACTTTGTACAATTCCACCTTGAATGCAATAGAG GGGGTTCTTGGACTTGTTGGACTCTCTCCTTCAAAGAAAAGGGTAGTAAAAATACTTCAAGATGTGAGTGGAATAGTGAGACCATCAAG AATATGTCTACTTCTTGGACCGCCTAGCTCAGGTAAAACAACATTTTTAAAGGCACTTTCTGGGAAGCTTGATGATGATTTAAGG GTAACTGGGAAAGTCACCTATTGTGGCCATGAGTTGTCAGAATTTGTTCCTAAGAGAACCTGTGCTTATATTAGCCAGCATGATCTTCACTACGGTGAGATGACAGTTCGTGAGACTTTGGATTTCTCTGGACGTTGCCTCGGAGTTGGAACCAGGTATGAGATGTTGGTAGAGGCATCAAGGCGCGAGAAACAAGAAGGTATAAAACCAGATCCTGAGATTGACGCATTCATGAAAGCGACAGCAGTGGCTGGCCAGAAAACCAGTTTGATCACAGATTATGTTCTCAAG ATACTTGGATTGGATATTTGTGCTGATATTATGGTGGGGGATGACATGAGACGGGGCATCTCTGGAGGACAAAAGAAGCGTGTAACTACTG GGGAAATGTTAGTTGGACCAGCAAAAGTCTTTTTCATGGATGAAATATCAACAGGCTTGGATAGTTCCACCACATTTCAAATTATCAAGTACATGAAGCAGATGGTTCATATAATGGATGTAACAATGGTCATTTCTCTCCTGCAGCCTGCACCAGAGACATTTGACCATTTTGATGACATTATCCTACTTTCAGAGGGCCAAATTGTCTACCAAGGTCCCCGTGAGAATGTCCTCGAATTTTTCGAACATATGGGGTTCCAATGCCCACAAAGGAAAGGGGTTGCAGACTTTCTGCAAGAAGTAACTTCCAAGAAGGACCAAGAGCAATACTGGTTTAGAAAGAATCAACCTTACAAATACATATCCGTAACTGAGTTTGCTCATGCTTTCAACTCCTTCCACATTTTCCAAAAGCTTTCGGAAGATCTAAGAGTTCCTTATGACAGATCCAGTGTCCATCATGCTGCATTGGTGAGAGCAAAGTATGGAATCTCCCATTGGGAACTCTTCAAGGCATGTTTTTCAAGGGAATGGCTGCTGATGAAGCGCAATTCATTTGTATACATATTCAAAACTACCCAAATAACAATCATGGCTACAATTGCATTGACTGTATTCCTAAGAACGCAAATGAAAGCAGGCCATTTAGAAGATGCACCAAAGTTTTGGGGAGCACTGTTTTTCAGTCTCATCAATGTCATGTTTAATGGGATGGCAGAGCTTGCAATGACAGTTTTCAGGCTTCCACTATTCTTGAAACAAAGGGATGCTTTGTTCTACCCTGCATGGGCTTTTGGCTTGCCCATTTGTCTCCTCAGAATTCCCATTTCACTACTGGAGTCGGGCATTTGGATCATTCTTACGTACTACACCATTGGTTTTGCACCTGCTGCCAGTAG GTTTTTCAAACAATTCTTGGCTTTCTTTGGAGTGCATCAGATggctctctccctcttccgTTTCATTGCAGCAGTTGGAAGAACAGAAATAGTTGCAAGCACAATTGGCACTTTTACCTTGCTAATGGTCTTTGTGCTTGGAGGCTTCATAGTTTCCAAAA ATGACATTAAACCATGGATGATTTGGGGCTACTATATTTCTCCTATGATGTATGGACAAAATGCCATTGCTATCAATGAGTTTCTCGACAAAAGATGGAGCACT CCCATAAATGGTTCTAGCCAACCCACAGTGGGAAAGACCCTCCTTAAGGAAAGAGGACTGTTTGTAGATGAATATTGGTATTGGATTTGCATCGGAGCACTTATGGGatattctctcctttttaaCATTCTTTTCATTGCAGCACTGACATTTTTTAAGC CACTTGTTGATTCGAAAGCTGTAATTGCGGATGAAAACTCTGAAAGCAATACTAAGAAGCAAGTGACATCCAATCCAGAAG GCACTGATAATCTGGTGAGAAACGCTAGAGGGACTGCTAGCTCAATCAGTTCTTCAAACAATCAATCTAGAAGAGGAATGGTGTTGCCCTTCCAGCCCCTTTCACTTGCTTTTGACCATGTGAATTACTACGTGGATATGCCTGCC GAAATGAAGAGTCAAGGGGTTGTAGAGAGCAGACTGCAACTGCTACAAGATGTCAGCGGTGCTTTCAGGCCTGGTGTTCTAACCGCATTAGTAGGGGTCAGTGGTGCTGGAAAGACTACCTTGATGGATGTTTTGTCAGGAAGGAAGACTGGCGGATACATTGAAGGAAGTATTAGCATTTCTGGCTACACAAAGAACCAAGCTACATTTGCTCGAGTTAGCGGTTATTGTGAACAAAATGACATCCATTCGCCTTATCTGACTATctttgaatctcttttgtATTCTTCGTGGTTGCGTCTTGCTTCAGATGTAAAGAAGGAAACACGAGAG ATGTTTGTTGAAGAAGTCATGGAACTAGTTGAGCTTTACCCCTTGAGGAATGCTTTAGTGGGACTTCCAGGAGTAGATGGTCTTTCAACCGAACAGAGAAAGAGGCTCACCATAGCTGTAGAGTTGGTTGCTAATCCCTCCATTATCTTTATGGATGAACCCACATCTGGCCTTGATGCTAGAGCTGCTGCAATTGTAATGCGAGCGGTAAGGAACACAGTAGATACTGGTCGAACCGTGGTGTGCACAATCCACCAACCAAGCATAGATATCTTTGAAGCTTTTGATGAG CTGCTTTTGATGAAAAGAGGAGGAAAAGTTATTTATGCTGGACCCCTAGGTCGTCATTCTCACAAActtgttgaatattttgag GCTATTCCAGGggttcaaaaaataaaagagggTTACAATCCTGCTACATGGATGTTAGAGAACAGCTCCACTGCAGTTGAGGCACAACTTAAAATTGATTTTGCACAAGTTTATGCCAATTCTGACCTCTATAG GAGAAATCAGGAGCTCATCAAGGAGCTAAGCACTCCACAACCAGGTTCCAAGGATCTTTACTTCGCCACGCGGTACTCGCAAAGCTTCATAACTCAGTGCAAGGCTTGTTTCTGGAAACAGCACTGGTCTTACTGGAGGAATTCACGATACAATGCAATCCGGTTTTTCATGACAATTGTGATTGGTATCTTATTTGGTGTAATCTTTTGGGGCAAAGGAGACCAGAT ACACAAACAGCAAGACCTGATCAATCTGCTGGGAGCTACTTATGCTGCTGTTCTTTTCCTTGGAGCCTCGAATGCTTCTGCAGTGCAATCTGTTGTGGCAATTGAGAGAACAGTATTTTATCGCGAGAGAGCAGCAGGGATGTATTCTGAGTTGCCTTATGCATTTGCTCAG GTGGCTATAGAAACAATTTATGTTGCAATACAAACCTTTATCTATGCTCTTCTGCTCTATTCCATGATTGGTTACGACTGGAAGGTGGAAAAATTCTTGTACTTCTACTACTTCATATTCATGTGCTTCACATACTTCTCAATGTACGGTATGATGGTGGTTGCACTAACTCCTGGCCATCAAATTGCTGCCATTGTTATGTCCTTCTTCCTCAGCTTCTGGAACTTGTTTTCAGGTTTCCTCATTCCTAGGCCG CTAATCCCAATATGGTGGAGGTGGTACTACTGGGCTTCCCCAGTTGCTTGGACAATCTATGGCATTTTCACGTCTCAAGTCGGCGATAAGAAGACATTACTTGAAATTCCTGGTTCAGCACCAAAGCCAGTGGATGCATTCCTTAAGGAATTTTTGGGCTATGACTATGATTTCCTTGTGCCTGTAGTGCTTGCACATGTTGGTTGggtcctcctcttcttctttgtctttgcCTATGGCATCAGGTTCCTTAACTTTCAAAGGAGATAA
- the LOC117632916 gene encoding uncharacterized protein LOC117632916 encodes MALPKSNPRVSASMKMKRVSDALKPQKTAMAKRGSTLKNKAGRLSKLCDIAVYMIAVGADGKINAWPENQQDLKSVLLKYKNLKRGFKDGIEKGLFSVEKGFLEIVDDRENRDLGIQDNCLGAKLESLNERIGAVTMKMMRDDGKCSFMDLYKNIMEPDAADQQQLSSLNLNLNLDPTDLVVPTPKPNLIGEINLNLDPEEPQEQPQPQPPSVPSVEISDDDMKLLLSDCEIGLMEDDMQFCDNLDDYEPTVDTIYDFLSWVLGDEDQNDNGAMEDDVQPQSTNHITDDEHDDIRLLLTDCEIGLMQEDLQFCDNDLSDFLGAPLETMLLQDPQHHPHSELNLNF; translated from the exons ATGGCTCTTCctaaatcaaaccctagggTTTCAGCGTCCATGAAGATGAAAAGGGTCTCTGATGCTTTGAAGCCTCAGAAAACAGCCATGGCCAAGAGAGGCTCCACTCTGAAGAATAAGGCCGGCCGACTCTCGAAGCTGTGCGATATTGCCGTTTACATGATCGCTGTTGGTGCCGACGGCAAGATCAACGCTTGGCCGGAAAACCAACAAGATTTGAAATCAGTTCTACTCAAGTACAAAAATCTGAAGAGGGGTTTCAAAGATGGAATTGAAAAGGGTCTGTTCTCCGTCGAAaagggtttcttggaaattGTTGATGATCGAGAAAATCGGGATTTGGGTATTCAAGATAATTGCTTGGGGGCTAAGTTGGAGTCTTTGAATGAGAGGATCGGAGCTGTGacgatgaagatgatgagggATGACGGTAAGTGCAGTTTCATGGACTTGTACAAGAATATCATGGAACCAGATGCAGCAGATCAACAACAACTATCATCTCTTAATCTTAATTTGAATCTTGATCCAACTGATCTCGTCGTACCCACACCCAAACCCAATTTAATTGGTGAGATTAATTTGAATCTTGATCCAG AAGAACCACAAGAGCAGCCGCAGCCGCAACCACCTTCTGTGCCAAGTGTGGAAATTAGTGATGATGATATGAAGTTGCTATTGAGTGATTGTGAGATTGGTTTGATGGAAGATGATATGCAGTTTTGTGATAATCTTGATGATTATGAGCCAACTGTGGATACTATTTATGATTTTCTCAGTTGGGTATTGGGTGATGAAGATCAAAATGATAATGGTGCAATGGAAGATGATGTGCAACCTCAGAGTACTAATCATATTACTGATGATGAGCATGATGACATTAGGTTGCTGTTGACTGATTGTGAGATTGGTTTGATGCAAGAAGATTTGCAATTCTGTGACAATGACTTGAGTGATTTTTTGGGGGCGCCTCTTGAAACCATGTTGCTACAAGACCCACAACATCACCCTCATTCCGAGTTAAATCTTAATTTCTAG